In the Chaetodon trifascialis isolate fChaTrf1 chromosome 15, fChaTrf1.hap1, whole genome shotgun sequence genome, CCACCTGTAGCTGAAGCTATATACAGTAAAACGTGTGGTTGTTTAGTTAATttaacatagaaaaaaaaaaattcagtggTTGTTTTCCCAAAATGCTATATTGCATCTAATCTGCTGTCCACTCCCTTCAGTgttcaacactgcagctcaATCAAGAGGTCatcattttctcactttgaaCCAGCTAATTGTTACTCGCATCACATTAAAAGCACTACTAGCGAGTTGTAGTCCATATACACACACGCCTCCTCATGTTGTGATGCAGGCCTGTCAGGAGGTCAGAAGGTGAAAGCTTGTAGTGaagtcacagcaggaaacacttGGCTGATGACATTTCTTGGATTACGTAGCAGTTTTCCTGACTCTGGCTgtgctccccctcctccaggTTTGTGGACAGCGGCGAGATGTCCGAGTCCTTCCCATACAGGATGAAAGCCCTGTTTGCATTTGAGGACATCGATggagcagatgtgtgttttttcggCATGCACGTTCAAGAGTACGGCTCGGACTGCCCGCCTCCCAACCAGAGACGAGTGTACATCTCTTACCTGGACAGCGTGCACTTCTTCAGACCCAGACACCTCAGGACTGCTGTCTACCATGAGATCCTGCTTGGCTACCTGGAGTATGTCAAGAGGCAGGGGTAAGAGGAACATTTAGACCTTCTCAAGCACGATACCTCAACCtcaaactgagcagctgaaatcaggTTATTGCTGCATTATAGCTACACAGTCATTTAAATATGAGCCCATCATGCAGTGTAAAGTGTATTCATTAAGCTTTGTGTTCCAGGCGCTGTTACAGACTCTTTGCAGCTGCATGACAATGAGCAGGCAGATGGAATAAAAGGAAACAAATTGTCTTCTTTTATAATGAAcacagctccatctctctccacaTCAGGTTTACGACAGGTCATATCTGGGCGTGTCCACCCAGTGAAGGGGATGATTACATCTTCCATTGCCACCCAGCGGACCAGAAGATCCCCAAGCCAAAACGCCTGCAGGAGTGGTACAAGAAGATGCTGGACAAGGCTGTGTCTGAGCGCATTGTCCATGATTATAAAGTGAGACATTTTTTCTGTTGAGATATTGTCCTAGATGCTTTTCTCAAGTGCTGTTTTCCAAAGTCAGGAATTATCCTGTAAAAGTATGTTTAGTTGTTTCCTAGAATAGTGGAAAAGCCCATGAGACCATTACCAGCATTACTAGCACTTAAACACATGTCTCTTTTTGCCCTCTCTCAGGACATCTTCAAGCAGGCAACAGAGGACCGGCTGACCAGCGCCAAGGAGCTGCCATACTTTGAGGGTGACTTCTGGCCCAATGTATTGGAGGAGAGCATCAAGGaactggagcaggaggaggaggagaggaagagggaggagaacagTACCTCCAACGAGAGCACAGATGTGAGTAGAATGAGAAGTCCACATGTAATCAtcactttcagtttttgtttgatatttcagTTCATTGACACTGACATTGCAACATCCACAGGCCACAAAAGGAGACAGCAAGAATGCCAAAAAGaagaacaataaaaagacaAGCAAGAACAAGAGTAGCTTGAGCCGAGCCAACAAGAAGAAACCGGGGATGCCCAATGTTTCCAATGACCTTTCCCAGAAGCTCTACGCCACCATGGAGAAACATAAGGAGGTGTGTGAGTCTAATTAGATTATAGCAATAGCTGCTTACCCCTTCATTGGATTGTATGACCTGATTATAAGAACATTGCAGTGACTTATGTCAACAGGGTCATCACATTGACTCCACACTCTGAATGCACGTCATTAAAATTCTGTAatttagctgctgctgcacttctGTTGCAGCAGTTTTGAAATGTTCTGCTGTTTCATTGCAGAGTAGATACAGCTTACACTATGGCAGCAGCTGAGCTTTGAAAAGTGTCCTCTGCTTACAGTTAGATAAGTAATTGGTCAAAGCAGCTATCATCTATACTTTTATGTGGACAATAGATCTCACATATCACCAACCCTGTTTTACAGTTTTGAGCCCACACTTTCTGTAAGTGACTGCTGAGTTTGCTAATTAACAAACTACAAGAGAACAATGACATACTGTTCTGCACTGAAATGTCtcaggagaaaaaaagcagctaACTGACTCTGCTGTTGGTGAAACACTGTCCTCACACATAACGCACTGTGGGCGTTCATTGTTTGTAAGTGCTCCAACAAAATTATATGAAGGATATTTATCTTTAACATTTCAATGTGATTATGATTTAAATATGACACTGTGAAGGGCCTTAATCTAACTCGCACTGCCACAACAGGCCTGTGATGTAGTTTTAGTGTTTTAGTTTGAGAAATGCTACAGTGAACAAAAAGGCAATTATGCATGGATAAACTGTAAAGAGAGACTGAAGGTATCTACAGGAAAAAGATAATCTGATTACTGAAGCATCTGTTGACAGAGGGCAAAGATGCTGCACTGTCTGTATAATCAGGGCCTGAATGAACAACTTACAGCTCATCTTCTCCACTCAAATTCCCAGGTTTTCTTTGTCATCCGCCTCATTGCTGGCCCCACCGCCAACTCGCTGCCCCCCATCACTGACCTGGACCCGATGATGGCCTGTGACCTGATGGACGGCCGTGACGCCTTCCTGACTCTGGCCAGGGACAAGCACCTGGAGTTTAGCTCTCTCAGGAGGTCCAAGTGGAGCTCCATGTGTATGTTGGTGGAGCTGCACAACCAGAGCCAGGACCGCTTCGTCTACACCTGCAATGAGTGTAAACACCATGTGGAGACGCGCTTCCACTGCACTGTCTGTGAGGTGAGAATCTggatttgcctttttttccatttaaattttATCAGAGATCAAACTACAGTACTTTTGCATTACACAACACATTACAGTGTTTTGAATATGGTAATGTGTTTTACATCATTAGTTCAGTGTGCCCACAATGAGCTAGCTAAATTTAATGCATATCTCTCAGTTTTCCTcgctaaaaaacaaaagcagagggCGAAACAGGTCTGGATGAGAAAATGTGTGGGGAGCCACAGTCAACACTATTCAGCAAGATCCGGAAGTGAGATTTTAACTGCCAGTTTTAATATGTCAACAGTAGTATGCTAGCTTATATTAGCCTCAAGAGCtataatgtttactgttgcGTGGCAACACAGTCAGTGTCAGCGTCTCCTGGTAGACTTGTCACTCTTGTCGCCTGCTCAGTTAGTACTGACATAATCATCTAAATCAAACAATAATTTGGACCAAATGAGTTGACTAAGGTCCAAGTATGTCCTCCTCTCAGAAGGGGATACTGGGGATAAATCAGCCAAATCAGCCAAAAACTGCTGCTACTCTGAACCCAAAATAGCGGGTAGCATTTATTAGCTTGGACTAAATCACTGTTTGAACTATTTGTCCAGCTAAATTTCCAAAAGTGATCATCGAGTAAGAGGTGACATGACAGAGGTTAAGCCTGCTTAGACCAGGCAAACTAACCAGGTCTCTCTGTCCCACTCCTCATCAGTGGTCCACAGCTTTGTTGTCTCACTaagcagaagaggagaaataGAAACACATTTTGCTATTTTTGATTTTAAGAGTTAATAACTGAAGGACCTTAGCACTGACATGCAGtgttattttgaaatgtaaacaGCACTGGAACAGCTCTGTTGTACGGTTGGCCTATCTGTTTTGATGTTCCCAACTGGCTGAGACAtgagttttctttttgtttcttttttgataATTTGTTTGCAGAATTCTTCCAAGTATAATAACTATGGGAATTCTATGTTGAAAAAGTGTAAGTAATATATAGGATCACAGATCAAGTggttttctctttcactgcagTGGCAGGTGAATAAATAAGAAGTTTTACTTGTCAGAAGTTTTAGTTCAAAGCAGACAACAGAAGCCTTTTAGTTTAAGagaagtgcttttttttctcccctccaaTTTGGAACAGCAGATTCCATTTTACTGTAGTCATTGTCCCTGCTAACTCCACTGTGGCCGTTGGCCTGGGGGAGGGTGTAGGAAGCCATGTGCAACCTTTCATACACTTGGAGTCTGTAGCAGCCCCAGGTTTCACACCAGTGCTTTGACTTCAGCTGCTAGTGGAGAAGAAAGACATGATCGCTCACTGTCTTCCAACCACTGCCAGTTGTGTTCATTGGAGTCCACGGTGAGAGCCGTGACATCTGTGATGGTGGGCAACCATTTTCTGCTCTTTGGCACCTGTGAGCCCAAACAATGGCTCATTCTACTGGAGTGTACATTCATGGCATTCCCAGATAAAAGTTTGGAAAATCTCAGCAAGacaagtgaaaaagaaaagaatcacGTCTGTTTCTTTAGGTGCGGCAGCTGCACAGTGGCAGCACGTTGATAAAAGGCTGTGTTGGTGTGGGCATGTTGCTGTAGGGAATGGGTGAGGAGATGAAGTATGGGACAGGATGGACCAGACTTATCAAAAGCCAGGACGCCACACATTTTCAGATAGGACTGCACAAAATTTTGTGAATGTACAACGTGCATAAAAACTGATCTGTAACATTTTACTTTCACAGGAAAGTTTTGACGTATTAATTAATCCAACATTAAGATTCATGTTTATTTCCCCCAtccttcttttttcctttatttctccAGGACTATGACTTGTGCATCACCTGCTACAATATTAAAGGCCATGAGCACAAGATGGATAAGCTTGGGCTTGGACTGGACGACGACAGCAACaaccaggcagcagcagctaccCAGAGCCCGGGAGACTCTCGCCGTCTCAGCATCCAGCGCTGCATCCAGTCACTAGTCCACGCGTGTCAGTGCCGCAACGCCAACTGCTCCCTGCCATCTTGTCAGAAGATGAAGCGTGTTGTtcaacacacaaaaagctgcaaGCGAAAGACGAATGGTGGCTGTCCCATCTGCAAGCAGCTCATTGCCTTGTGCTGCTACCATGCCAAACACTGCCAGGAGAACAAATGTCCCGTCCCGTTCTGTCTGAACATCAAGCAAAAGCtccggcagcagcagctgcagcacaggctcCAACAGGCCCAGAtgttaaggaggaggatggccAGTATGCAGAGGGTGGGGCAGCCAGCCGGAGGGCCACCAGGAGGACCTGTTGTAGGACTGCCATCACCAGGGAACAATGGCACTACGGCGCCCAGTACCCCAACTTCTGGTGGAACCCAACCCCCAACACCCCAGACCCCAACTCAGGCCATGCCTCCAGTCCCACAGCAGGGAATGGGCCCTGGACCTGGAgtccagcagcaacagcagccagGTGGCATACCTGCACAAAGTGGCATACCTCCTCAGCACCTTCACCACCAGTTCCAGCAGATGGCAAGTGGAGGAGGCGGGGCTGGGGGGATAATGAACTCTCcccaacatcagcagcagatgcttcctcaggtccaacagcagcaaagtggagcAGAGACCAACCCTCAGCAGCTCCAACAGCACCCCAACAATTTGCCTCCATATGCCAGCAGACCCCCAGGCTCTTCCCCAATCCATCAGTCCCAGGGCAAACCAGTCCTTGGCTCTGCAACACCtccccagcagcagcctggtggTGCTGCCATGGCTGGAAGTGTTGGGGGCCAACAACCTCCCAGTCAGCCCCAGGGTCAGCCGCCCcttccacagcagcaacaacagcccCCATCTGGCCCTCCGCCGGCAGCAGTAGAAATTGCCATGAAGATCCAACAGGTAGCCGATGCTCAGAGGAAGATGGCTCTACAGAGACAAGCAGCACAGGCAGCCGCAGGCTTGATGCCTCCTCATGCTCACCATCAACAGGGTCAAGGTCAGCAAATGGGCATGGGACACCCAGGGGCAGTAGGGATGGTTGGACCCCAGGGCATGCCACCACAGACCcaagcagcagtggcagctgcTCGGGCCCACATGGATCAACCACAAGGTGCTCCACCAGGGATGATGGTTGGCACTGGTGGGCCCATGCAGCAACCCCCTCCGCAGGGTAACCTGCCCCAGGGCCAGCTCCCCCCTCaggtgcagcttcagcagcagaggatgggTGCTCCACTTCAAAACcctcaacagcagcaacagcagtggGCTGGCCAGGGGATGCCACCTCAACAGAGGCAAGCTATGATGAACCAAATGGGCCATCCAGTCATGATGGcaactcaacaacaacaacaacaacagcagcagcagcagcaaatgcaacaacaacagccgcagcagcagcaccaacaaGCTCAGGGCCATGTTGCCTTGATGAACAtggcgcagcagcagcagggtgctggtggtggggtCCCAGGGGGAGCAGTCCCAGGGGCTGCTGGTGTCCCAGGGGTTGGTGCTCCTGGTGGGAACATCCCCCAAGCAGCCCTCCAGGAGCTGTTACGGACTCTCCGCTCACCCAGCTCACCACTTCAGCAACAGCAAGTCCTCAACATCCTGCGGTCCAACCCACAGCTCATGGCTGCCTTTATCAAACAGAGGGCTTCAAAATACAAGGGGGTGCAAGGGGGTCCACCTGGACCTGGTGGTGTCCCTGGAGGTCCTGGACCCACGGGGGTTCCTGTTGGTAATGTCATGGCAGGAGGAGGCCCACAGGTGAACATGAATGCTGCAGGTCCGGGCCAGCCAGGTATGCACATGGGGGGTCAAGGAGGCACGAATGTCAACATGGCCGCTATGGCCCAGCTACAAcaagtccagcagcagcagcagctacagcagcagcagcagcagctacaacaacagcaacagcagcagaggccaatGCTTAGCGGTTTACAACAGCAGCAAGTGGcagctctccagcagcagcagcagcagcagcaacagcagcagcaagggggaggaagaggcatGCAGGGCCAGGGGCCACAGATGGGAAATCTCAACAGTCCCCAGTTTAGAGAGCTGCTCATGAGACggcatctgcagcagcagcagcagcagcagcagcaacaacaacaacagcaacaacaacagcaacaacaacagcagcagcaacagcagcagcaacaacaacaacaacagcagcagcagcaattgGGAGTAAATCATGGTCAGTTCCAGCAGCCTCAGCCACCACAGGGACAGGGCTACATGGGACAGCCTGGGATGCAGCCTCCTTCAGTGGGACAGGGCCCACCTGGAGGACCACCGCTTGGCCCTCAGCACCCTGGTGGTCCCCCAGTCCAGCAGGGGCAAGGTTACCCAGGGTTGGTGGCTCAGCAGCAGGCCACAGCTGCACTCCAGCAGAGGCTTCAGCACCAGCACCATctccagatgcagcagcagaatgCCATGGCTGGCCTACCAGGGGGTGATGCAGGTGGAGGAAGTGTAGGAGGTCCTCAGCAACCACCTCAGGGCCCTCAGCCCACTCAGAGTggcccaccaccaccatcttcTCAGGCTCTGCTCCAACAGGCCCTCCACCAGAGGctactccagcagcagcagcatttagGCCCTGGGGGGTCACCAGCCCAGCACAGCAATCCCATGAGCcctcagcagccacagcagatgGCTCAGTCCCCACACCTGCAGGGCCAGGCGCTGCCCACGTCCCTGGCTAACCAGGTGCGATCCCCACAGCCTTCACCCAGACCCCAGTCCCAGCCGCCACACTCCAGCCCGTCCCCACGCATGCAGCCCCAGCCCTCCCCACATCACATTTCCCCCCAGATGCAGACAGGTTCCCCTCACCCAAGCCACCTGAACCAGCACCACCCAGGTATGGTGGtccctccacagcagcagcaacagccaaCGACGCAGCAACAGAACACTGTGGAGCAGTTTGGGTCGGACCAGAGCGCCATGCTATCTCAGCTGAGCGGCATGGCTGGTCTCCATGGGCCGGGGGGCAGTGGTCAGGACCCACTGGGCCAGAATATGAATCACAACCCTTTAGACATCATGTAGGAATTCTACTTAACGTGTCAAGTTGAGCTGAAACGCTCTGATTCTTCGCACAAACTGCACTCACCCAGGACagtgttattgttattacttAGCCTTTCTTTTTTATACtattattaaatgttatttaaaatgttttcaataaAGATGCATTGAACTGAACTTCCTATGGGAGAtgaacaataaatcaaacagtCGTTAAATAAATTAGAATAAATGAATTGTAAGTTATTGctgttaatatatttttttgccaATCGTGGACAAAGAGGGGGACGGTTTCTCTAGCACCCCCCTCACCTCCACGTCTTGCTGAATACAAGAACGGTGATATTTTCGGGGTTTGGGGGGTAAATAGGAGTAATTGCcttttttaagaaatgtttttaagattttaaaagTGGTCAAGAATTAAAGAGGAGAGGATTTAATGCAAAGAACTTTTTTATCGGTTTCATTTCCCATCATTCAGTCTGTCTATTTCTGTTTTGCAGAGTGATGTGGATTATTAttaatgtaaatgcaaacatgATGCATATCTTCATTTTTTTACGTTTGggtttgctttatttattgttttctttttgcggGGGATTTGGTTGGCTGTGTTATGTATCCTGACACTGCTACAATTCgtatagaaatatatttttgttattgacTGTTAAGACGGGGTTAgtggacatttcatttcactttagaTGTCTTTAGTTGGGTCTGTCCACATGGGAATaattaaatgtcagtgttttattgcaGTGGTTGAGGGTCTGCTGTGAGTTTGACATGTTGAACGGACATGTGACGTCCCGGCCAGCTTCTGTATTGGACATCGGTCATGCTGGAAGGGACTCTTCCCTCGCAAACATGCAAGCCCTCTCCCTCGAATGTGTGTGCACTCCTTCCTTTAAAGACACTTAATATGGAGCAGTGGAGGCTTGGGGAGGGGGGGTGCATACCTGTGTGCCTGTAACATTTTGAGTACATGGGCTTGGATGTGAAAAAAATGGGTGGGGTGGGCTCCTTTTAGTGTTTTTAGGATTCTACTGTTTGGAGTAAACAGAGGATTTTGATCCAAATGAACTGTGTTGCACAgaaatgaggagaaaggaggagataTGAGCAGTCAGTCTCCGTCTCTTTTGGCCTCATCCCCTTTGCTGCTTCCCTTGGACTTTAAAAATCCCTCCCCTGACTCTGGGGGAGGTTGTCCCCCCCCAAGCTCGATCCTCTTTATCTTTCTGCTAAGAACTTTGGGagtttaatttaatattttttactgtacaaaggaaacacaaactgtggactcaaatactgttttttttttttgtttttttttttataataaaatgaaaattaccAACAGTGATGTGTCCCACATGTGACTGTTTGTTAGAAATAAGGATGGGTATTTGATGAGAAAGAGCTGTAGGATGCATCATACATCTTCCTTTTCAAAAACACACCTTGTACCTGTATCATCAGGTACCAGTGTTCTCCAgctgcctttgtttttccagtatctGGAAGCTGGCTCACCTTCAATTGAAGTTAACCTGCTCTGGAGCAGGTGAGCTGCCTCGTTAGTTACCATTGTAATGCACCTCAGAGGATCCGATCAGAAAGAGTGTGACgactgaccaatcagatcacTGCAAATATGGACAGATTCGGGGGGCAAAACTACCACAAAGACAAGCAGAATGGCAACAATCGGTGTGGCCTGCCATGGACATTTGGACTGGTGGACATGTGTCTTGCTATGATGTAGACACAGACGATAAATTCCATTAAACTGATTCCATTAAAATCTGCAAAAGTAAAGAAGTGCATGCATCCATCCATAATTCAAGATATTTACTTTTTAGAAATCAAGAaattttatttaacctttaaaaaaacaagattcgtaaaacaatgaatgaacaaaaaataataagaatttgTACCACTATACACAATGTTTTTCTAGGACCACATCAAGGTCTCATCCAGACCCCTGAGATCACAGCCGGATTTTATCAAAACACACTGCTCTTGTAATTTTACAGACGTGTGTCTGTGGCGGAAGAAAAAGCACCAACAGCTTCATGTCCTCT is a window encoding:
- the ep300b gene encoding histone acetyltransferase p300 isoform X2, encoding MADNVLESGPPSAKRPKLSSPALSVSASDGNDFGSLFDLEHDLPDELISSSDLGLTNGGDVNQLHTSLSGLGAGIGLGGQDAAAKHKQLSELLRAGAPPQQGGPTSNSTAPGASMGMMGGVGVSPGGPQGMPPQGQQQQQPGLMQQVGMVGGVAALNRAAAMMGAQKGSPGQQQQGPMGGQVMNGSPRMGYPGSAGMGNNTNLLAETLQQQGGQQMGPGGQAGMRPQQPGALNKMNMMANAGPYGGPYGQSAGQGLPGAGLGPQLQNKAGLPNNMANQFSMDKKAPPGQGMPGMTAQQPQPTAVGGVPVGGAAAVGGAQVGLSAVGAGPGAAPPTADPEKRKLIQQQLVLLLHAHKCQRREQANGEVRQCNLPHCRTMKNVLNHMTHCQAGKSCQVAHCASSRQIISHWKNCTRHDCPVCLPLKNAGDKRNQQSLVNSAGVGLVNALGSGVPGGQSNTPNLNPPNQIDPSSIERAYAALGLTYQGNQMPQQPPQANLPNQGLQGQPGMRPLNTMGGNSMGVNGGVGVQPPSQQSSLLPNAMLHSNMNAQSLMNDGVGNLGSMPTATPPSAAGMRKSWHEDITQDLRNHLVHKLVQAIFPTPDPAALKDRRMENLVAYARKVEGDMYESANSRAEYYHLLAEKIYKIQKELEEKRRTRLQKQGMMPGQPGIASPGLPQGPPSMGQPPMAPGQPTNGPHADPSMVRPAAGPNQMVNRMQNPAGMNQFGQMGMPSMGQRSTPPLPLNAPMNQMGMGPTRMGQPNATQLQNQYLPPGQFPGSSPGRGSGPVGMNQPGAQTAVPLNQMSTPPSLPASSPAAQSAPSAPGSGAPGSSMGPGSASGAGPLPNLPPSSTSTQPNSYPHCPPIRTNSPSPARSLTPQPHQTPPTLPRSQTPQPQTPGTPQLPPPQHPQQQQQQQQQQQQQQQQQQQQQQQQQQQASQQQPSVQSLNSEKTNHLPQQTLGGVASSGPQASQASSVPTQNAHVPLQLPQTPLSAKPSLTADGQVSSPASVSSSTDPSSQLAQADCPAPSQEDVKMEVKKEEEDEGAESQGEGKGKMGKGQPDMKTEEKPEIKKEKPSGDGCKGEPMDTSSSSVSSSVAAGEDKKPEVKKEPKEEEEGSGSTATNSSPASAQSKKKIFKPEELRQALMPTLEALYRQDPESLPFRQPVDPQLLGIPVRIRTSNKTNLDYFDIVKNPMDLSTIKRKLDTGQYQEPWQYVEDIWLMFNNAWLYNRKTSRVYKYCSKLAEVFESEIDPVMQGLGYCCGRKFEFSPQTLCCYGKQLCTIQRDAAYFSYQNRYHFCEKCFNEIQGESVSLGDDPSQPQTSINKDQFQRKKNDTLDPELLVECIDCGRKMHQICVLHNETIWPSGFVCDNCLKKANKTRKENKYAAKRLPQTKLGSYLESRINDFLKRQNHPESGEVTIRVVHVSDKVVEVKPGMKSRFVDSGEMSESFPYRMKALFAFEDIDGADVCFFGMHVQEYGSDCPPPNQRRVYISYLDSVHFFRPRHLRTAVYHEILLGYLEYVKRQGFTTGHIWACPPSEGDDYIFHCHPADQKIPKPKRLQEWYKKMLDKAVSERIVHDYKDIFKQATEDRLTSAKELPYFEGDFWPNVLEESIKELEQEEEERKREENSTSNESTDATKGDSKNAKKKNNKKTSKNKSSLSRANKKKPGMPNVSNDLSQKLYATMEKHKEVFFVIRLIAGPTANSLPPITDLDPMMACDLMDGRDAFLTLARDKHLEFSSLRRSKWSSMCMLVELHNQSQDRFVYTCNECKHHVETRFHCTVCEDYDLCITCYNIKGHEHKMDKLGLGLDDDSNNQAAAATQSPGDSRRLSIQRCIQSLVHACQCRNANCSLPSCQKMKRVVQHTKSCKRKTNGGCPICKQLIALCCYHAKHCQENKCPVPFCLNIKQKLRQQQLQHRLQQAQMLRRRMASMQRVGQPAGGPPGGPVVGLPSPGNNGTTAPSTPTSGGTQPPTPQTPTQAMPPVPQQGMGPGPGVQQQQQPGGIPAQSGIPPQHLHHQFQQMASGGGGAGGIMNSPQHQQQMLPQVQQQQSGAETNPQQLQQHPNNLPPYASRPPGSSPIHQSQGKPVLGSATPPQQQPGGAAMAGSVGGQQPPSQPQGQPPLPQQQQQPPSGPPPAAVEIAMKIQQVADAQRKMALQRQAAQAAAGLMPPHAHHQQGQGQQMGMGHPGAVGMVGPQGMPPQTQAAVAAARAHMDQPQGAPPGMMVGTGGPMQQPPPQGNLPQGQLPPQVQLQQQRMGAPLQNPQQQQQQWAGQGMPPQQRQAMMNQMGHPVMMATQQQQQQQQQQQQMQQQQPQQQHQQAQGHVALMNMAQQQQGAGGGVPGGAVPGAAGVPGVGAPGGNIPQAALQELLRTLRSPSSPLQQQQVLNILRSNPQLMAAFIKQRASKYKGVQGGPPGPGGVPGGPGPTGVPVGNVMAGGGPQVNMNAAGPGQPGMHMGGQGGTNVNMAAMAQLQQVQQQQQLQQQQQQLQQQQQQQRPMLSGLQQQQVAALQQQQQQQQQQQQGGGRGMQGQGPQMGNLNSPQFRELLMRRHLQQQQQQQQQQQQQQQQQQQQQQQQQQQQQQQQQQQQQLGVNHGQFQQPQPPQGQGYMGQPGMQPPSVGQGPPGGPPLGPQHPGGPPVQQGQGYPGLVAQQQATAALQQRLQHQHHLQMQQQNAMAGLPGGDAGGGSVGGPQQPPQGPQPTQSGPPPPSSQALLQQALHQRLLQQQQHLGPGGSPAQHSNPMSPQQPQQMAQSPHLQGQALPTSLANQVRSPQPSPRPQSQPPHSSPSPRMQPQPSPHHISPQMQTGSPHPSHLNQHHPGMVVPPQQQQQPTTQQQNTVEQFGSDQSAMLSQLSGMAGLHGPGGSGQDPLGQNMNHNPLDIM